The sequence GGTTCTGCTTTCCAATGCCGTGCCCCAGACACAGTGCATAACAACCTACGGGCTCAAAGACTAGGGAGCTTCcttaagctttttttttctactatTACAGTTCATGGGGGGAGCGGCTTTGGGCAATACTCTCAGGCATGAAACctctgcacataaaagaacatAACGCACTTAAAGAGTAAAGTTGAGGCAACTTGGTATCTGTAGTTGAAGAAGATCTCATGAAAGTCCCTGTCCTTTTTCATCTGTAAATGGTACAGTTCTTGTGTGTATTTCTCTGTAGGCTGGCATCACCAGAGCGAACAAGAGAGCCGCGTCCCGAGCACAGAACATCCAGAAATGGCTACTCCTGCAGCAAGACTTCTCCATCCCGGGGGGAGAACTGGGTAAAGTTTCTATCTATAtgcttttttatttgtttgtttgtttgtttgttttgcatatcgtTTGAAGGCTGATATGGATTTGAATGCAGTCCCTAACAACCTTAGCACAAGATAACCTTACCTCACATTTGGCTGAGATCAATTAGATCTGTCATGATAAAGAGCCTTTTTGTTTCGAAATGTTCAATACTGTTTGGGTGTGCATGGTGCTTTGATACCTACAATCAATGAACCTAATGTATATCCTGaaatgcagaaatgtactaCTAGTTAAAACACCTTATTCAGGCTACCTAGGATGAACCGGTATTTACTGAAACGCATTTTTGCAGGCCCGACATTGAAGCTGCGTCGTCCGATCGTCAACAAGATGTATGCAGAGACGATCGACAAGTTCTACTCCGAGCCGGCCCCCACCCCCGGAACCACGCCCATGGAAGAGACCAAGCACCGCTAGCAACGGGGGGGAGGGATCGAGTACTTCACCGGAAGAAATGTAATCttcaaaacattttagaaaatgaaaaattaGATGGTGAGACGATGTCATCTTACTTGGAGTTTCGGCAGGCTAGGAGATAACCGTGGATACGTTAGTAGTACATCTGTGACCAAAGCTAGATGCAGCGAAAACAAATCATTTGATGCTCTTTCTCAGGGTTCGACCAGACATAGACCTTGTGATAGTCAGTCGTGCAAGCTTGAAACTCCAGgtaatatatatgatattagTATCCCcatggtacagtcaaacctgcctaagaagaccactcaggggtcCGATATAAAATcttgtctatgtggacaggtggtcactctAAAAAGTACAGATAgggttcttaatgcttgtgtcaatggagaCCACCAAAAATTGTTGACATtggccaagtggtccttatATACAggggtggtcacttgtacaggtttgactgtagattcATGAGTATCTCAGCATTGGTACTTTGAGACTGGGAAGTGCCTGAAGTCGCAAAGATTTTACCGTAAACGTCATCGGACTCAGTCTCAAGATATCTCAGCTGGGAACGCAGGTTGTAGACAGGGAACCAATTTAACTATCTGACAAATTTCAGGGTGTCAGCTTATGATGCTGTTATGCAGTTTAGGCTGGAATAATAAGCTGTTTCATGGTTTGGACCGCTCATGCGCAGTGTGGTGCAttgtgtcaaagttgaaggcccctgagacataaacaaaacatgcagAGTAACTCTTATCTTACGTATCCTATTACCTGCATGTGTAACCTTCGTCAACACATCTGGATATTTATGAATGTTTCAAACATGGTCTCAACAAGAACTGTTAACAAGTTGTAGCCTTCACCTCTGACCTCATGCATGCACAGTCCAACCCGGGAACTGGCTTATTACTGCAGTGCAAAACTGTTACATGTTGGCTGTTAAGGCTGAAATTAACTACTGTTTAGAAATGAAGTATAAACTTAAACGGAACTTTGGAATTAGCCAAAAATTCCTTTAGTGTTGGTTATATGTATAGTTAAGCCTTCATTCATAATGTTGTTTACCTGCACAAAAGAACTGttaggtatgtacatgtacaaatttgtgGTAAAGCAACAGTTAGATGTAATGATACCTTTCATGGGTGACTGTTGTACAAACTAGGTGGGGAGGGTGGTGGTTGCTGTGCTAATCTATAACATTTACCCACCCAAGGCACTGCAGTGGCCCTAGGGCTTGAGCTGTACATGCTTAATTAGCTAATAACTACATTCTTTATACACATCAAATTTCAACCAACgcttcagtgaccgtctgtcaccttccacAGGACAATTTAGATGGTCACTGAAACGTCGGTTGAAGAAAAGACTTGGCTGGGTGCAAAGAATTTTCTTgttcagtgacttaccaactgGATGTTTAATTAGCACAAGACTGGTGGAGAGATATCTCTGGTTATAAAGGCCTTGGGTAGAAACAAATGAAGCTGAGTTGATACATATATgttaggcccccattccactagatgGTGATTGAACTGTGATATCTCTGTGACAGTGCAACCTAACTTGGATTCAGAATTGGATtgtcatgtaaaatgtaaaaaaaaagtatgacagaaaagacaacgaaacacaAAAAGggtaaaagatttgtttttttttatcaatgaaatccATTGAGCGCTCTATCAAATCAGTAAGGTTGCAGTCCAAGTAGAATGGGGACTTATTCAGTACACTAAGGTGTGCTCTCTTGTACAAAATAAGCATGTGTATGTGAGGAATAAGCTGGATATGCAGGCAATGTGTTACTGGCATGTTGTACAGTTAGCAACAAAATTACTTCTACCCCTCATATCTTTTCATAGATATTTATCATGTGAAGAGTTGTTTTGTACTTCTTCGAACAAGTCAGAAACATAAAAGTAAATCACACATTTGCAGAATATCTTGGTCCAGGAGGACTTTACCCATGCTTTTTCAAAAGCATTACGTCCAGAATTTCAGAAATGGTACCAATTCCACTCCACTACATTTCATTCTTGAAAAATAACAAATTGATAAGGGGTGTGAATAATTTTGGGgtgtgagttttgttgttagCTGTACATGTCATGATCAGATGTTGCTGCTTGGCACTCCTATGCAGTTGTCTTAGAGCCTGCGGCAGCCTTCTTTGTAATTAATTACTCTTGAATCAGACAATCTGACAGACTATTTAtggttgtacaaaatgtattgagcTGATTTCGTACTGATGATGGCAAGACtatgtataatattatgttaCGTACAATATAACTACTGTAGATAACTGGATGAAATGCGCTATTTGGGACGATCTGTGCCTTGACTCGCGACAGGCACGCCTCCTTTTTGTAGATTGCCCAGCTGTACACGTCTAAGACCCTGATGTTTTTCATTCCTGGATCTGTCTGGCATTCTTCTAGCATCACAAATGAGATAGAATGTACTGATCTTGTCCAGATCTTAGATAGTTGACTTGATTGCGCTATACCTTGTAGCGCAGATTGCAATGTTCGAACTAACAACTTACTCCTGGTGGGAACAAAATCGTAACCCAGAGTCTATCGTACGTAATATGGTGTATTCTACACGCAGTAGTTAACAGCACAAGACCATAGTCATCTTTGCAATACCACATCTGAAAATATGGCTTTGAATATATTTTTCATAGTTGCGACATTATGTAAAGTCTCAATTATATAATTGTTCTTCTTGTTATACATGTGATTGGACTAGGTTAAATAAGTTTTCACTCAAAGTGTTACATTAGGATACAATGGTCATAAAAGTCTGTCACTCTctcaatatttatatatatctaaatatctatatatacacGACTTGGCTAGTGTGTGGCAAAATGTAGCCATCAATGGTTTGTGTACAGACTGAGAAATGTAGCAATAACTGAGTTGCAAAATTCCACAATATTTACAGGGTTTGTGCAATGTGTGAAGTTTGGCTGGCTTTGGGTGTGTGGTAGGGCAGCCTTACTGTACCTGCAAATATTTTGTTTGATCTGTGAGACTTTGCTTTATTAAAGTATACAGAGCTCTGTTAAGAAGTGTtgtcgtgttttttttctaaaccttTTCGTTGTAAGTTTGATGGGTAAATCATCATGTAACAAAGTAATTAGGCCACGTTGCATAGATTATCGTCTGAGCCCCCAAACTAATGCGAGTGTGCAGATATAAAGTTTGGCAAAAGAAAGTGGCCTTTATTTTGAAATCAGAGCGGAAAGGAATGTTCATTATGTAACGAAGTAACAAACTAACAATGGTTCAAAAACTTCATGTCTCCTTGAAATATTCTGAGGTTTTGTAATTCTTCAtcttgtctcattgattatTCATATTTAAGGCTGTCATTaaaataattcattttgaaataatGGTTTGCTCTACCAAAATggaacatgttgtatgtgtgaaAGTTCGTTCCATTGACTGAATTACaaattactatgatatttacaTAATCCATGCATGGTAATGTGCACCTTAACATGTAAGTAACTtaaacatgtcacaagtatgaaattcacataatttctatgcggttataccggctatacagatgcagaaacaagctggtgtgttacgttgATGGCCTGTTACATGatttatacagatacagaagctagtgtgtCTAGCCATAAAAACACAGCGATTGTATGGTAGTGCTGCGTAGCTATATACTGAGACAGTCTAAGTAAATTAAAGCATCACTCTTATTTGAGGTGTACTGTAAATTTTCGCCAATTCGTGGGATTCGGTGTATCAAAATATTAACAAATATTTCAATCGCATAGCATAATTATATCGTAATACATAACATCATAATCGTAGTACATTACACttatctaagtacatgtatttaataatTTTAAAAGTTATTTGACTAGATAATGCTAAATGAGACAATAATTCGgcaatattacaaaaaaattgcaaacGAATCTCAAGCAGTAACGACCACTTCGACATCTAGCCATCATTCCAGAGAAGGCCACGCAAGGTTCCCATTTTTGAGTGACTTTGTAACAAACACCCTTTACTTCAAACGACATGCAATGCAACAGATTTTACGCTGCAGTAAAtacattctttttttatcagtAAATACTGTCTTTTATTTTACATAACGCAGTCGTCACATGCCCATGTTCCATCACGAGGAGGGCTGACTGGCAGGCAGCTGACGTGAAACATCCTCCGGCATGCCTTGCACCTCTCCATCCTTCCTAGACGCCCTCCTTGTTCGCAGCGGCAGACCAGCGAGATTTGGTGTGCTCTGGTTGGACCGACCCTCTTTCTGCGGCTGGTCAGGCGTGGAAACGGTGTGAGCTTCCCTTGTTCGAAGCACGTCTCCAAATGGCTCCTCATCTTCCTTTCGTCGTACACAACCCTGCTCACGTCTTGCCCCTCTGCGATGTCCACTGCCCAGGCGATGGCGAACAGCCCGCAATCGTTTTCATTCCAATAACTCTGCACTTCTGGCAACACGACGGGCAGGGTGTCTGTTTCTTTGTCAGCAAACGCGGCGTAAGACTGGCAAAGCTGGATCAGCAGAGGTTTGGTCATCATGGACACGCCAAGACCGTCATACAGGCACACCTGGCCGTCTGTGTATGACGACAAAACCCAGTGCATGTTACCGCCGTGGTGGATTTGTAGGCCCTTCCCCGTCATCTTGGCGAATCCCACGTCATAGAGACCGTGTACAGGGTCGTCCAGCCCTTGGATTGTCGGGTACTGGCGGCGCAGCAGGCGCTGGGCTGCCTGGATTTGGTTGTATGTCAGCATCTCGCCGACTTTCGGAACCACCTTGTCTTGAACATCTGTCTTCTTTCCCAATTCAGTTTCGACGCTCATTTTACTAGGCGGTGTTTTGACATCTGCCGCGTTAGAAACGTGTAGTGTAGTATCTGAGCGATCAAAACATAAAAAGTCACCGCCCTTGGTCATTTTCCTACATTGTAAAGTTCTGTTGCAAATCTAAATCATCACAGTACACAGAGATGTTCATAACGTATGAATCCGACTTAGCTGTGTCACAAGAACATCTTGAAATGTGCATATATATTCCACcaccgcttgagttgtccgaaTTTCCCCCAAATTTACCAACGCTTGAACTATGAGAAAATTACGCGAATATGTTAAAAGAATTAAATGGAAATGTCAATCAGAATAAAGATTTTGACATTCAGATCTAGAGCATTTGTggttttggcgccaaaattatACAAGATTATACAAGACATACCTTTAATGTCTATGATGGTGTTCTGGGAGGCAGGGCGGATCACAATGTCTGGAATGTCTCCTCCAGGAGCATAAACTTCCTCATCTTAGCAGTGGAAACAAATGCGTACAGCCGGAGAGAAAACGTACAAACAGTGCGTCTATGGGTTGACTCACACATACGGCTCGGCTTCTTCGTGTACACGTTTCTACAGTAATTGTTGCAAAGACGACGCTCGCGATTAACTCGGACAATACCTTGGAAACATATTTGCTGGGTTGTACAATTACAATGGCCTTTGAAACACATTGCTCAGCTGAACGGAGAAATAGAATAGAGAGTCATTATCAACTGTACACCATTAGCGTTGATGGTTGGTAAGCCGGCCGGCTCAATGGATGATGCGGACCACATCATTAAATATTCAtatgtctttcatgtttctctGGTTTCTACCATTAATCTGATTGGTCTTTTGTCTACTTAGCGAACTGCTATACCACATTCGCTCTCTgccttaaggtggggtcacacgtgcgtatatatttaagtccgtttgaggtgcgcatgaagctcttagtctctaccaggccccacaggtcgcgggaaaaataatagaaattggacaaaNNNNNNNNNNNNNNNNNNNNNNNNNNNNNNNNNNNNNNNNNNNNNNNNNNNNNNNNNNNNNNNNNNNNNNNNNNNNNNNNNNNNNNNNNNNNNNNNNNNNNNNNNNNNNNNNNNNNNNNNNNNNNNNNNNNNNNNNNNNNNNNNNNNNNNNNNNNNNNNNNNNNNNNNNNNNNNNNNNNNNNNNNNNNNNNNNNNNNNNNNNNNNNNNNNNNNNNNNNNNNNNNNNNNNNNNNNNNNNNNNNNNNNNNNNNNNNNNNNNNNNNNNNNNNNNNNNNNNNNNNNNNNNNNNNNNNNNNNNNNNNNNNNNNNNNNNNNNNNNNNNNNNNNNNNNNNNNNNNNNNNNNNNNNNNNNNNNNNNNNNNNNNNNNNNNNNNNNNNNNNNNNNNNNNNNNNNNNNNNNNNNNNNNNNNNNNNNNNNNNNNNNNNNNNNNNNNNNNNNNNNNNNNNNNNNNNNNNNNNNNNNNNNNNNNNNNNNNNNNNNNNNNNNNNNNNNNNNNNNNNNNNNNNNNNNNNNNNNNNNNNNNNNNNNNNNNNNNNNNNNNNNNNNNNNNNNNNNNNNNNNNNNNNNNNNNNNNNNNNNNNNNNNNNNNNNNNNNNNNNNNNNNNNNNNNNNNNNNNNNNNNNNNNNNNNNNNNNNNNNNNNNNNNNNNNNNNNNNNNNNNNNNNNNNNNNNNNNNNNNNNNNNNNNNNNNNNNNNNNNNNNNNNNNNNNNNNNNNNNNNNNNNNNNNNNNNNNNNNNNNNNNNNNNNNNNNNNNNNNNNNNNNNNNNNNNNNNNNNNNNNNNNNNNNNNNNNNNNNNNNNNNNNNNNNNNNNNNNNNNNNNNNNNNNNNNNNNNNNNNNNNNNNNNNNNNNNNNNNNNNNNNNNNNNNNNNNNNNNNNNNNNNNNNNNNNNNNNNNNNNNNNNNNNNNNNNNNNNNNNNNNNNNNNNNNNNNNNNNNNNNNNNNNNNNNNNNNNNNNNNNNNNNNNNNNNNNNNNNNNNNNNNNNNNNNNNNNNNNNNNNNNNNNNNNNNNNNNNNNNNNNNNNNNNNNNNNNNNNNNNNNNNNNNNNNNNNNNNNNNNNNNNNNNNNNNNNNNNNNNNNNNNNNNNNNNNNNNNNNNNNNNNNNNNNNNNNNNNNNNNNNNNNNNNNNNNNNNNNNNNNNNNNNNNNNNNNNNNNNNNNNNNNNNNNNNNNNNNNNNNNNNNNNNNNNNNNNNNNNNNNNNNNNNNNNNNNNNNNNNNNNNNNNNNNNNNNNNNNNNNNNNNNNNNNNNNNNNNNNNNNNNNNNNNNNNNNNNNNNNNNNNNNNNNNNNNNNNNNNNNNNNNNNNNNNNNNNNNNNNNNNNNNNNNNNNNNNNNNNNNNNNNNNNNNNNNNNNNNNNNNNNNNNNNNNNNNNNNNNNNNNNNNNNNNNNNNNNNNNNNNNNNNNNNNNNNNNNNNNNNNNNNNNNNNNNNNNNNNNNNNNNNNNNNNNNNNNNNNNNNNNNNNNNNNNNNNNNNNNNNNNNNNNNNNNNNNNNNNNNNNNNNNNNNNNNNNNNNNNNNNNNNNNNNNNNNNNNNNNNNNNNNNNNNNNNNNNNNNNNNNNNNNNNNNNNNNNNNNNNNNNNNNNNNNNNNNNNNNNNNNNNNNNNNNNNNNNNNNNNNNNNNNNNNNNNNNNNNNNNNNNNNNNNNNNNNNNNNNNNNNNNNNNNNNNNNNNNNNNNNNNNNNNNNNNNNNNNNNNNNNNNNNNNNNNNNNNNNNNNNNNNNNNNNNNNNNNNNNNNNNNNNNNNNNNNNNNNNNNNNNNNNNNNNNNNNNNNNNNNNNNNNNNNNNNNNNNNNNNNNNNNNNNNNNNNNNNNNNNNNNNNNNNNNNNNNNNNNNNNNNNNNNNNNNNNNNNNNNNNNNNNNNNNNNNNNNNNNNNNNNNNNNNNNNNNNNNNNNNNNNNNNNNNNNNNNNNNNNNNNNNNNNNNNNNNNNNNNNNNNNNNNNNNNNNNNNNNNNNNNNNNNNNNNNNNNNNNNNNNNNNNNNNNNNNNNNNNNNNNNNNNNNNNNNNNNNNNNNNNNNNNNNNNNNNNNNNNNNNNNNNNNNNNNNNNNNNNNNNNNNNNNNNNNNNNNNNNNNNNNNNNNNNNNNNNNNNNNNNNNNNNNNNNNNNNNNNNNNNNNNNNNNNNNNNNNNNNNNNNNNNNNNNNNNNNNNNNNNNNNNNNNNNNNNNNNNNNNNNNNNNNNNNNNNNNNNNNNNNNNNNNNNNNNNNNNNNNNNNNNNNNNNNNNNNNNNNNNNNNNNNNNNNNNNNNNNNNNNNNNNNNNNNNNNNNNNNNNNNNNNNNNNNNNNNNNNNNNNNNNNNNNNNNNNNNNNNNNNNNNNNNNNNNNNNNNNNNNNNNNNNNNNNNNNNNNNNNNNNNNNNNNNNNNNNNNNNNNNNNNNNNNNNNNNNNNNNNNNNNNNNNNNNNNNNNNNNNNNNNNNNNNNNNNNNNNNNNNNNNNNNNNNNNNNNNNNNNNNNNNNNNNNNNNNNNNNNNNNNNNNNNNNNNNNNNNNNNNNNNNNNNNNNNNNNNNNNNNNNNNNNNNNNNNNNNNNNNNNNNNNNNNNNNNNNNNNNNNNNNNNNNNNNNNNNNNNNNNNNNNNNNNNNNNNNNNNNNNNNNNNNNNNNNNNNNNNNNNNNNNNNNNNNNNNNNNNNNNNNNNNNNNNNNNNNNNNNNNNNNNNNNNNNNNNNNNNNNNNNNNNNNNNNNNNNNNNNNNCTCCCCGCAGTGGTTAGGCCCCGGCCCTTTTTTAACGtattttttagtcatttttatcgggcgtTCTATTTTGTCACTTCTCTTGACGTCCCGCCGGCCAGTTCGGTTTTGACCCAGCAAGatagaatacaaaatagaaagcctgataaaaacgactaaaaaatacgttaaaaaaacagccggagcctaacctcttagaaaacaagtgcttttgaaaaaaaaatgcgcAAAACTGTCTATGTACNNNNNNNNNNNNNNNNNNNNNNNNNNNNNNNNNNNNNNNNNNNNNNNNNNNNNNNNNNNNNNNNNNNNNNNNNNNNNNNNNNNNNNNNNNNNNNNNNNNNNNNNNNNNNNNNNNNNNNNNNNNNNNNNNNNNNNNNNNNNNNNNNNNNNNNNNNNNNNNNNNNNNNNNNNNNNNNNNNNNNNNNNNNNNNNNNNNNNNNNNNNNNNNNNNNNNNNNNNNNNNNNNNNNNNNNNNNNNNNNNNNNNNNNNNNNNNNNNNNNNNNNNNNNNNNNNNNNNNNNNNNNNNNNNNNNNNNNNNNNNNNNNNNNNNNNNNNNNNNNNNNNNNNNNNNNNNNNNNNNNNNNNNNNNNNNNNNNNNNNNNNNNNNNNNNNNNNNNNNNNNNNNNNNNNNNNNNNNNNNNNNNNNNNNNNNNNNNNNNNNNNNNNNNNNNNNNNNNNNNNNNNNNNNNNNNNNNNNNNNNNNNNNNNNNNNNNNNNNNNNNNNNNNNNNNNNNNNNNNNNNNNNNNNNNNNNNNNNNNNNNNNNNNNNNNNNNNNNNNNNNNNNNNNNNNNNNNNNNNNNNNNNNNNNNNNNNNNNNNNNNNNNNNNNNNNNNNNNNNNNNNNNNNNNNNNNNNNNNNNNNNNNNNNNNNNNNNNNNNNNNNNNNNNNNNNNNNNNNNNNNNNNNNNNNNNNNNNNNNNNNNNNNNNNNNNNNNNNNNNNNNNNNNNNNNNNNNNNNNNNNNNNNNNNNNNNNNNNNNNNNNNNNNNNNNNNNNNNNNNNNNNNNNNNNNNNNNNNNNNNNNNNNNNNNNNNNNNNNNNNNNNNNNNNNNNNNNNNNNNNNNNNNNNNNNNNNNNNNNNNNNNNNNNNNNNNNNNNNNNNNNNNNNNNNNNNNNNNNNNNNNNNNNNNNNNNNNNNNNNNNNNNNNNNNNNNNNNNNNNNNNNNNNNNNNNNNNNNNNNNNNNNNNNNNNNNNNNNNNNNNNNNNNNNNNNNNNNNNNNNNNNNNNNNNNNNNNNNNNNNNNNNNNNNNNNNNNNNNNNNNNNNNNNNNNNNNNNNNNNNNNNNNNNNNNNNNNNNNNNNNNNNNNNNNNNNNNNNNNNNNNNNNNNNNNNNNNNNNNNNNNNNNNNNNNNNNNNNNNNNNNNNNNNNNNNNNNNNNNNNNNNNNNNNNNNNNNNNNNNNNNNNNNNNNNNNNNNNNNNNNNNNNNNNNNNNNNNNNNNNNNNNNNNNNNNNNNNNNNNNNNNNNNNNNNNNNNNNNNNNNNNNNNNNNNNNNNNNNNNNNNNNNNNNNNNNNNNNNNNNNNNNNNNNNNNNNNNNNNNNNNNNNNNNNNNNNNNNNNNNNNNNNNNNNNNNNNNNNNNNNNNNNNNNNNNNNNNNNNNNNNNNNNNNNNNNNNNNNNNNNNNNNNNNNNNNNNNNNNNNNNNNNNNNNNNNNNNNNNNNNNNNNNNNNNNNNNNNNNNNNNNNNNNNNNNNNNNNNNNNNNNNNNNNNNNNNNNNNNNNNNNNNNNNNNNNNNNNNNNNNNNNNNNNNNNNNNNNNNNNNNNNNNNNNNNNNNNNNNNNNNNNNNNNNNNNNNNNNNNNNNNNNNNNNNNNNNNNNNNNNNNNNNNNNNNNNNNNNNNNNNNNNNNNNNNNNNNNNNNNNNNNNNNNNNNNNNNNNNNNNNNNNNNNNNNNNNNNNNNNNNNNNNNNNNNNNNNNNNNNNNNNNNNNNNNNNNNNNNNNNNNNNNNNNNNNNNNNNNNNNNNNNNNNNNNNNNNNNNNNNNNNNNNNNNNNNNNNNNNNNNNNNNNNNNNNNNNNNNNNNNNNNNNNNNNNNNNNNNNNNNNNNNNNNNNNNNNNNNNNNNNNNNNNNNNNNNNNNNNNNNNNNNNNNNNNNNNNNNNNNNNNNNNNNNNNNNNNNNNNNNNNNNNNNNNNNNNNNNNNNNNNNNNNNNNNNNNNNNNNNNNNNNNNNNNNNNNNNNNNNNNNNNNNNNNNNNNNNNNNNNNNNNNNNNNNNNNNNNNNNNNNNNNNNNNNNNNNNNNNNNNNNNNNNNNNNNNNNNNNNNNNNNNNNNNNNNNNNNNNNNNNNNNNNNNNNNNNNNNNNNNNNNNNNNNNNNNNNNNNNNNNNNNNNNNNNNNNNNNNNNNNNNNNNNNNNNNNNNNNNNNNNNNNNNNNNNNNNNNNNNNNNNNNNNNNNNNNNNNNNNNNNNNNNNNNNNNNNNNNNNNNNNNNNNNNNNNNNNNNNNNNNNNNNNNNNNNNNNNNNNNNNNNNNNNNNNNNNNNNNNNNNNNNNNNNNNNNNNNNNNNNNNNNNNNNNNNNNNNNNNNNNNNNNNNNNNNNNNNNNNNNNNNNNNNNNNNNNNNNNNNNNNNNNNNNNNNNNNNNNNNNNNNNNNNNNNNNNN comes from Branchiostoma floridae strain S238N-H82 chromosome 2, Bfl_VNyyK, whole genome shotgun sequence and encodes:
- the LOC118432185 gene encoding uncharacterized protein LOC118432185 codes for the protein MSVETELGKKTDVQDKVVPKVGEMLTYNQIQAAQRLLRRQYPTIQGLDDPVHGLYDVGFAKMTGKGLQIHHGGNMHWVLSSYTDGQVCLYDGLGVSMMTKPLLIQLCQSYAAFADKETDTLPVVLPEVQSYWNENDCGLFAIAWAVDIAEGQDVSRVVYDERKMRSHLETCFEQGKLTPFPRLTSRRKRVGPTRAHQISLVCRCEQGGRLGRMERCKACRRMFHVSCLPVSPPRDGTWACDDCVM